A genomic stretch from Acidimicrobiales bacterium includes:
- a CDS encoding NAD(P)/FAD-dependent oxidoreductase, with the protein MTRNPRIVVIGAGIAGIGTAIKLREAGFDNFEIVEKSHDFGGTWLDNSYPGAACDVPAHLYTLSFEPNPDWTETFAGQPEILAHIQATAAKHRLHEVTRFGTEIAAAVWDHDATEWVLTTTNGDEIRAAIVISGLGQLNRPSIPPIPGLDSFEGTTFHSARWNHDHDLAGRRVAVIGTGASAVQFVPEIAGTVGHLDLFQRSANWVMPRENPAIGEAKRRRFRRIPGLRRLHRLRIYLTFELIVNQVFNTGSLANKKATEGAMKYLESVVPDDDLRAVLTPDYPIGCTRILAHSDWYPSLQRDNVDVVGTGIREIVADGIVTDDGVHHRVDTIIFGTGFDTNNFLAPIDFIGRDGVSIRRRWAKGAEAYLGITVADFPNLFMLYGPNTNLGHNSIIFMIEQQIHHTIGLLEEMRDRDIAAIDLHRHEQDRFNRRIQQRMGKRVWVTSCSSWYKNESGKVVNNWPGSTVDYWWKCRRTDLDRYELIGS; encoded by the coding sequence ATGACCCGAAACCCCCGGATCGTCGTCATCGGCGCCGGCATCGCCGGGATCGGCACGGCGATCAAGCTGCGCGAAGCCGGATTCGACAACTTCGAGATCGTGGAGAAGTCGCACGACTTCGGCGGGACGTGGCTCGACAACTCGTACCCCGGCGCTGCGTGCGACGTGCCCGCACACCTCTACACCCTGTCGTTCGAACCCAACCCCGACTGGACCGAGACATTCGCCGGTCAGCCGGAGATCCTCGCCCACATCCAGGCCACGGCCGCCAAGCATCGACTCCACGAGGTCACCCGCTTCGGCACGGAAATCGCTGCGGCCGTGTGGGACCACGACGCGACCGAGTGGGTCCTCACGACGACGAACGGCGACGAGATCCGGGCCGCGATCGTGATCTCCGGGCTGGGCCAACTCAACCGACCGTCGATTCCTCCGATCCCTGGTCTGGATTCCTTCGAGGGAACCACGTTCCACTCGGCCCGCTGGAACCACGACCACGACCTGGCCGGTCGCCGCGTCGCAGTGATCGGTACCGGCGCGTCCGCCGTGCAGTTCGTCCCCGAGATCGCCGGCACGGTCGGTCATCTCGACCTCTTCCAGCGATCCGCCAACTGGGTGATGCCCCGCGAGAATCCGGCGATCGGCGAGGCGAAGCGTCGACGCTTCCGGCGAATCCCGGGCCTGCGCCGCCTGCATCGCCTCCGGATCTACCTGACGTTCGAACTGATCGTGAACCAGGTCTTCAACACCGGCTCACTGGCCAACAAGAAGGCCACCGAGGGCGCGATGAAGTACCTCGAGTCGGTGGTGCCCGACGACGACCTGCGCGCCGTGCTCACCCCCGACTACCCGATCGGCTGCACCCGGATCCTGGCCCACAGCGACTGGTATCCGTCGCTGCAACGCGACAACGTCGATGTCGTGGGCACGGGCATCCGCGAGATCGTCGCCGACGGCATCGTCACCGACGACGGTGTCCACCACCGGGTCGACACGATCATCTTCGGCACCGGTTTCGACACCAACAACTTCCTCGCGCCGATCGACTTCATCGGGCGCGACGGTGTCTCGATCCGACGCCGGTGGGCCAAGGGTGCCGAGGCCTACCTCGGTATCACGGTGGCCGATTTCCCGAATCTGTTCATGCTCTACGGACCCAACACGAACCTGGGCCACAACTCGATCATCTTCATGATCGAGCAACAGATCCACCACACGATCGGGTTGCTCGAGGAGATGCGCGACCGAGACATCGCCGCCATCGACCTCCACCGCCACGAACAGGACCGCTTCAATCGTCGGATCCAGCAACGGATGGGCAAGCGGGTCTGGGTCACGTCCTGCAGCAGCTGGTACAAGAACGAGTCCGGCAAGGTCGTCAACAACTGGCCGGGCTCCACCGTCGACTACTGGTGGAAGTGCCGTCGGACCGACCTGGACCGCTACGAGTTGATCGGCTCCTAG
- a CDS encoding ABC transporter ATP-binding protein, producing the protein MSVIAASGVSMVFGTHRALDTLTLEVPPGVTGLVGANGAGKTTFMSIVLGLRTPTGGSVSVLGLDPLRQGAELRSMVGYGPERNVFPDDMPASDFVKHLAEVRGMPRSEARSRASDALWLVGLGEERFRALGTMSTGQRQRVKLAQAIAADPSLVLLDEPTDGLDPVQRDEMLLLIRQISTEYQIDVLLSSHLLEEVERICDNVVALDAGRLVAQGPLKELVGDVEGVTVELAEIDDVPDAVEAVVARLTAAGLRVTREPDSARMDVLGASADDIADAVRDAIADSSARVRRIEQRRRRLEDLFEAVPT; encoded by the coding sequence GTGAGTGTCATTGCGGCGAGCGGGGTGTCCATGGTCTTCGGAACCCATCGCGCCCTCGACACGCTGACACTCGAGGTGCCGCCCGGCGTCACCGGCCTCGTCGGGGCCAACGGTGCCGGCAAGACCACGTTCATGTCGATCGTGCTGGGATTGCGGACCCCGACGGGCGGGTCGGTCTCCGTGCTGGGCCTCGACCCGCTGCGCCAGGGCGCCGAACTCCGGTCCATGGTCGGCTACGGCCCCGAACGCAACGTCTTCCCCGACGACATGCCGGCCTCCGACTTCGTGAAGCACCTCGCCGAGGTGCGGGGCATGCCCCGCAGCGAGGCCCGCTCGCGGGCGAGCGATGCCCTGTGGCTCGTCGGGCTCGGCGAGGAGCGGTTCCGGGCCCTCGGCACGATGTCGACCGGGCAGCGCCAGCGGGTCAAGCTCGCCCAGGCCATCGCGGCCGACCCGAGCCTCGTGCTCCTCGACGAACCGACCGATGGGCTCGATCCGGTGCAGCGTGACGAGATGCTCCTGCTGATCCGTCAGATCAGCACCGAGTACCAGATCGACGTCCTGCTGTCGTCGCATCTCCTCGAAGAGGTGGAGCGCATCTGCGACAATGTCGTGGCCCTCGATGCCGGTCGCCTCGTCGCCCAGGGACCGTTGAAGGAACTCGTGGGCGATGTCGAGGGCGTGACCGTCGAGCTCGCCGAGATCGACGACGTCCCTGATGCCGTCGAGGCGGTTGTCGCCCGTCTCACGGCGGCCGGGCTGCGGGTGACCCGCGAGCCGGACTCGGCCCGCATGGACGTGTTGGGTGCGTCGGCCGACGACATCGCCGACGCGGTCCGCGACGCGATCGCCGATTCCTCTGCACGGGTCCGGCGTATCGAGCAACGCCGGCGCCGGCTCGAAGACCTGTTCGAGGCGGTGCCGACATGA
- a CDS encoding enoyl-CoA hydratase/isomerase family protein, which translates to MSDFVKFERDTAPGVATIRIDRPKVNAINGDVLAGVLSICEQLVDDTDTRAVVLTGGERNFAAGADITAFPDFDREAALEFSRYFNRAALALENLPQVTVAAINGYALGGGLELALATDFRIAATDARLGMPEILLGIIPGGGGTQRLSRLAGITLAKDLVYSGRHMTADEALAARIISSVHEPDEVQAAAVDLAARYAGGPASLRIAKRVMLAGYHEPLDAAVEIEAQGFADTFATEDKVTGVASFMEHGPGKATFTGR; encoded by the coding sequence ATGAGTGACTTTGTGAAGTTCGAACGAGACACGGCGCCGGGCGTCGCCACGATCCGCATCGACCGCCCGAAGGTCAACGCGATCAATGGCGATGTACTCGCCGGCGTGCTGTCGATCTGCGAGCAACTCGTCGACGACACCGACACCCGTGCGGTGGTGCTCACCGGCGGTGAACGCAACTTCGCGGCCGGGGCCGACATCACGGCATTCCCCGACTTCGACCGTGAGGCGGCGCTCGAGTTCTCGCGCTACTTCAACCGCGCCGCGCTGGCGCTCGAGAACCTTCCCCAGGTCACCGTCGCCGCGATCAACGGGTACGCGCTCGGTGGTGGCCTCGAGCTGGCGCTCGCCACCGACTTCCGGATCGCCGCCACCGATGCCCGGCTCGGCATGCCCGAGATCCTTCTCGGCATCATCCCCGGCGGCGGCGGCACGCAACGCCTGAGCCGACTCGCCGGTATCACCCTGGCCAAGGATCTCGTCTACTCCGGTCGCCACATGACCGCCGACGAGGCGCTCGCGGCCCGCATCATCTCGTCGGTCCACGAACCCGACGAGGTGCAGGCAGCCGCCGTCGACCTCGCGGCCCGCTATGCCGGCGGACCCGCCTCGCTGCGCATCGCGAAACGGGTGATGCTCGCGGGATACCACGAGCCGCTCGACGCCGCCGTCGAGATCGAGGCGCAGGGGTTCGCCGACACCTTCGCGACCGAGGACAAGGTCACGGGCGTCGCCAGCTTCATGGAGCACGGGCCGGGCAAGGCGACCTTCACCGGCCGCTGA
- a CDS encoding thioesterase family protein, with amino-acid sequence MDAREWLGLESTHNPMRWILPIIPKISVGSRFLFGGAALGAAIAALEGSTRRPVVWATAQYLSFAPVGSVMDLDVHVSVSSRFTSQARVIGHVGDNEVVAVTAALGRRELDVEREFPVMPTVLPPSECHPRDHHYQEESLGQYMDQLLAKAPAGHRHGGPTGHGPGHVCMWAKPPEAFEPSATTLAVLGDWVPMGIAITSGEALSSNSLDNTLRVLDVHPTEWYLLEIEAAGIRHGFGHGQIRIWGDDGRLQAIASQSVVTRRRKEPIAHDRRPT; translated from the coding sequence ATGGACGCCCGCGAGTGGCTCGGTCTCGAGTCGACCCACAACCCGATGCGATGGATCCTGCCCATCATTCCGAAGATCAGCGTCGGGTCGCGGTTCCTCTTCGGGGGCGCTGCACTCGGTGCGGCCATCGCCGCGCTGGAGGGTTCGACCCGACGCCCCGTGGTGTGGGCAACCGCCCAGTACCTGTCGTTCGCACCGGTCGGCTCGGTCATGGACCTCGATGTCCACGTGTCGGTGAGCAGTCGCTTCACGTCGCAGGCCCGGGTGATCGGCCATGTCGGCGACAACGAGGTCGTCGCCGTGACCGCCGCCCTGGGGCGCCGCGAACTCGACGTGGAACGAGAGTTCCCGGTGATGCCGACCGTGCTCCCACCGTCGGAGTGCCACCCGCGTGACCACCACTACCAGGAGGAGAGCCTCGGTCAGTACATGGACCAACTCCTCGCGAAGGCACCGGCCGGACACCGACACGGTGGACCGACCGGACACGGGCCCGGCCACGTCTGCATGTGGGCGAAGCCCCCGGAGGCCTTCGAACCCTCCGCCACGACGCTCGCCGTGCTCGGCGACTGGGTCCCGATGGGCATCGCCATCACCTCGGGCGAAGCACTGTCGAGCAACAGCCTCGACAACACCCTTCGCGTGCTCGACGTGCATCCGACCGAGTGGTACCTGCTCGAGATCGAGGCGGCCGGCATCCGCCACGGATTCGGCCACGGACAGATCCGCATCTGGGGCGACGACGGCCGACTCCAGGCGATCGCGAGCCAGTCGGTGGTGACCCGACGTCGCAAGGAACCGATCGCTCACGACAGAAGGCCCACATGA
- a CDS encoding SDR family NAD(P)-dependent oxidoreductase: MDVTPDLVNLSGKVAVVTGAAQGIGEATALALAAFGADVAICDNQADKLPGVQAAIEAIGRRCHSTVLDVRDEPGVGAWLPSVAAELGPIDILVNNAGGGFHALYENVSPKGEGVLIAENFGTVTNCVRHGVPLLRDGGAIVNVTSVEAYHAAPGFAVYAAMKAAVEQFTKTLSMELGHRGIRVNCVAPDMMPTPGDEELQADSSALMPGLHPTSLRRMGDATECASVIVFLASDMASFVTGTSIPVDGGTIAAASWKVREDGTFGL; encoded by the coding sequence ATGGATGTCACCCCCGACCTCGTCAACCTGAGCGGCAAGGTGGCCGTCGTGACCGGCGCCGCGCAGGGCATCGGTGAGGCAACGGCCCTGGCCCTCGCCGCGTTCGGCGCCGATGTCGCGATCTGTGACAACCAGGCCGACAAGCTCCCCGGCGTGCAGGCCGCGATCGAGGCGATCGGACGACGATGTCATTCGACGGTGCTCGATGTGCGCGACGAACCCGGCGTGGGTGCATGGCTCCCCTCGGTCGCCGCCGAACTCGGCCCGATCGACATCCTCGTCAACAACGCCGGTGGCGGTTTCCACGCGCTCTACGAGAACGTCTCGCCGAAGGGCGAGGGCGTTCTCATCGCGGAGAACTTCGGCACGGTGACGAACTGTGTGCGCCACGGTGTTCCGTTGCTGCGCGACGGCGGTGCGATCGTCAATGTCACATCGGTCGAGGCGTATCACGCCGCCCCGGGCTTCGCCGTCTACGCGGCGATGAAGGCGGCCGTCGAGCAGTTCACCAAGACGCTGTCGATGGAGCTCGGCCATCGCGGCATCCGGGTCAACTGTGTGGCCCCCGACATGATGCCGACCCCGGGTGACGAGGAACTCCAGGCCGACAGCAGCGCGCTGATGCCGGGGCTGCACCCCACCTCGCTGCGGCGTATGGGCGACGCCACCGAGTGCGCGTCGGTCATCGTCTTCCTGGCGAGCGACATGGCGAGCTTCGTGACCGGCACGTCGATCCCCGTCGACGGGGGCACGATCGCCGCGGCGTCGTGGAAGGTGCGCGAGGACGGCACCTTCGGGCTCTAG
- a CDS encoding ABC transporter permease, protein MTTDGSAQILDRGYRKFDGRRKGVWGAVRSTAWHTTRSVLGLGRKARHKIAPALVVIVAMLPAVVFVGAAVLLGGDEFINDFLVGIIPAYSELARQSIAAMVLFTGLVAPEALVRDRRDGMLSLYLSTPLTRQTYLGAKVLSVSGLMALIVLVPTIVYLLGMTFASLGPDGVGDWILTMLRILVSGTLASIVYALISRGAASLTDRRAFASLAVVLTMLGSLIVVQILVDVADQSTQWRLLDPVNMPMEMIARIFGDPGQYPEIATERVYAANLGWVAAASATLWARYRRAGA, encoded by the coding sequence ATGACCACCGACGGCTCCGCCCAGATCCTCGACCGCGGCTACCGGAAGTTCGACGGCCGCCGCAAGGGCGTGTGGGGCGCTGTCCGCTCGACGGCGTGGCACACGACCCGCAGCGTCCTCGGCCTCGGCCGCAAGGCCCGCCACAAGATCGCCCCGGCGCTCGTCGTCATCGTCGCCATGCTGCCGGCCGTGGTCTTCGTGGGCGCCGCGGTGCTGCTGGGCGGCGACGAGTTCATCAACGACTTCCTCGTCGGGATCATCCCGGCCTACTCCGAGCTGGCCCGCCAGTCGATCGCCGCGATGGTCCTCTTCACCGGCCTGGTCGCGCCCGAGGCGCTGGTGCGCGACCGGCGCGACGGCATGCTGTCGCTCTACCTGTCGACCCCGCTGACCCGCCAGACCTATCTCGGTGCGAAGGTGCTGTCGGTTTCCGGCTTGATGGCCCTGATCGTCCTGGTGCCGACCATCGTCTATCTCCTCGGCATGACCTTCGCGTCGCTCGGCCCCGACGGGGTGGGCGACTGGATCCTGACCATGCTCCGGATCCTCGTCTCGGGCACCCTCGCGTCGATCGTCTACGCCCTCATCAGCAGGGGTGCGGCGAGCCTGACCGACCGGCGGGCGTTCGCCAGCCTCGCCGTGGTGCTCACCATGCTGGGTTCGCTGATCGTCGTCCAGATCCTCGTCGACGTCGCCGACCAGTCGACGCAATGGCGCCTGCTCGATCCGGTCAACATGCCGATGGAGATGATCGCCCGCATCTTCGGCGACCCCGGCCAGTACCCCGAGATCGCCACCGAACGGGTCTATGCGGCCAACCTCGGTTGGGTGGCCGCCGCGAGTGCCACCCTCTGGGCCCGCTATCGCAGGGCCGGTGCATGA
- a CDS encoding EAL domain-containing protein, giving the protein MSKPSRSWVSQDVLWELGASFIDATAQTAAPVIENAIARIAEVLDALSIGIWSIDPATMSGHATHSWSVDEWVDLGEGFLATPDPAVRDAVVAGGGVAVVGLELVVGEELCARRGWRRGYALVALIDERPQESVVLVVASATNSWDERDLELIHGVVMLLRQFHSRIRIEERLRERLRLDDLTVALAARFQGVSPDSLEAVVDQALREVKDVYGLESVVLIDVVDDTTIEIPTMVARTPLPPEFRRLPVPDISVIPGAGDYSLREYISEPRVLDLAELVDALVGPEMTDSLDLRTTPRTVALLPASVGQGDSLLAVSRIGDGDWNPTEFDALSTLVSLIAQTRGRVAAERASSELLVAQRALVGAGKLFLEANTATADAAIGETLERMAAHLGADLALIARVEADRETISITHSWSEPESFPIDVGTTLNRNSMPLIDELMAPEIRVSVLDSQRADAPPLRDSVDGKWTTVVAPIRGTGLPPAALTFIWSTGEVPHLEAARELANATADLVGQLQVRLRAEEEITRRLHLDDVLSDIAETFLGASLDSSDAAAARALARLGVELELEGVCLRGVRSGRSIVESSWSVPDRPRPIPGQELQFTGELQVDQLSEIEAVQTEPEWSAFVDEQWGHGVRIAVFPVTIGGRIDSLVTVAASRAIADHAVEVIRSFAVMLGQFRARLVEERVAQQRLAAQRLLSKCAAELAEATPDDFRDVLARVMGAVAEFCGIDLLVDWTVESRHERYLRSAVWVHDDTHPDELPAERPWKPGSLLDAARTSGTVAQRVVDVDDDWGRTRLAIPRGDGSSVEHIMLAASSTSEWSEDTIDLLESLSRMIQEVGARTAAQRYAQAAFLGAPIGVVLRDEELKLITCNQAFVDFVGAESAEALVGTSPQHVYDDQYETVAWAEEANGQLTSEAAFRGPGDTRVWGQMRGSVIEGESGEHFWLIHIEDVTERRRAEQLLRFQASHDELTGLANRRRLLDEIHRVADGSGSVAVLLLDLDRFKNINDSLGHDRGDELLVVVADRLRLAVRPGDLVARLGGDEFAVVLPGPVDVAEAEFVAERLMRLIGEPVALGSQKVYPTASIGIAVADDQTAVDDLIRRADTAMYRAKSQGRARSEAFDEELREAVQARMETEAGLRGALRSDELLVHYQPEFDLHDGTVLGAEALVRWEHPTRGLLSAGEFIEVAEETGLVVEIGERVLVAACAEAATWPGGDDAPVIRVNLAAAQLQREETVALVRRVLGDSGLAPSRLCLEITESAVMNDVHRSEEILGRLKELGVHLAVDDFGTGFSSLAYLKRFPVDALKIDRAFVSDLGDDASDVAFVRSIVSLADALGLDVVAEGVETAAQAAILIELGCHRAQGFYFGRPASADAFRARLAQSVS; this is encoded by the coding sequence ATGTCGAAACCCAGTCGGTCATGGGTCTCGCAGGATGTCCTGTGGGAGCTGGGCGCGTCGTTCATCGACGCCACCGCCCAGACCGCCGCGCCCGTCATCGAGAACGCCATCGCCCGCATCGCCGAGGTGCTCGACGCGTTGTCGATCGGGATCTGGTCGATCGACCCGGCCACGATGTCGGGTCACGCCACGCATTCCTGGTCGGTCGACGAGTGGGTGGATCTCGGTGAGGGGTTCCTGGCGACACCCGATCCCGCCGTTCGCGACGCAGTCGTCGCCGGTGGCGGAGTCGCCGTCGTGGGTCTCGAACTGGTGGTCGGCGAGGAACTCTGCGCCCGACGCGGCTGGCGGCGGGGCTACGCACTGGTCGCCCTCATCGACGAACGTCCGCAGGAGAGCGTGGTGTTGGTGGTCGCGTCGGCCACCAACAGCTGGGACGAGCGGGATCTCGAGCTGATCCACGGCGTGGTGATGCTCCTGCGTCAGTTCCACAGCCGGATCAGGATCGAGGAGCGCCTCCGCGAACGTCTCCGTCTCGACGACCTGACGGTCGCCCTCGCCGCCCGGTTCCAAGGCGTGTCTCCCGACTCGCTCGAGGCGGTGGTGGACCAGGCGCTGCGCGAAGTGAAGGACGTCTACGGCCTCGAATCGGTCGTCCTGATCGACGTGGTCGACGACACCACGATCGAGATTCCGACGATGGTCGCAAGGACGCCGCTGCCGCCCGAGTTCCGCCGTCTCCCGGTTCCCGACATCTCGGTCATCCCGGGCGCCGGCGACTACAGCCTGCGCGAGTACATCTCGGAGCCGCGGGTCCTCGACCTCGCCGAACTCGTCGATGCGCTCGTCGGGCCCGAGATGACCGACTCGCTCGACCTCCGCACCACGCCCCGAACCGTCGCACTGCTCCCGGCGTCGGTCGGTCAGGGCGACTCATTGCTCGCAGTGAGCCGCATCGGTGACGGCGACTGGAACCCGACCGAGTTCGACGCGCTGTCCACGCTCGTGTCGCTCATCGCCCAGACGCGGGGTCGTGTCGCCGCGGAGCGGGCCTCGTCGGAGCTGCTCGTCGCCCAACGCGCGCTCGTTGGCGCCGGCAAGTTGTTCCTCGAGGCCAATACGGCCACCGCCGACGCCGCGATCGGCGAGACGCTCGAGCGGATGGCGGCCCACCTCGGCGCCGATCTCGCACTCATCGCCCGCGTCGAGGCCGATCGGGAGACGATCTCCATCACCCACTCGTGGTCCGAACCGGAGTCGTTCCCGATCGACGTGGGCACCACGCTCAACCGGAACTCGATGCCCTTGATCGACGAGCTCATGGCCCCGGAGATCCGGGTGAGCGTGCTCGACTCGCAGCGCGCGGACGCGCCGCCGCTGCGGGACAGTGTGGACGGCAAGTGGACGACGGTGGTCGCACCGATTCGGGGCACCGGGCTGCCGCCGGCGGCATTGACCTTCATCTGGTCGACCGGCGAGGTTCCGCATCTTGAAGCCGCCCGGGAGCTCGCCAACGCCACGGCCGATCTCGTGGGTCAGCTCCAGGTGCGGCTTCGGGCCGAGGAGGAGATCACCCGGCGGCTCCACCTCGACGACGTGCTGTCCGACATCGCGGAGACGTTCCTCGGGGCGTCGCTCGACAGTTCCGATGCCGCCGCCGCTCGGGCACTGGCCCGACTCGGGGTCGAGCTGGAGCTCGAGGGGGTTTGCCTTCGCGGGGTGCGGTCCGGCCGAAGCATCGTCGAGTCTTCGTGGTCGGTGCCGGACCGTCCGCGCCCGATACCTGGCCAGGAGCTGCAGTTCACCGGCGAATTGCAGGTCGACCAGCTGAGCGAGATCGAGGCGGTGCAGACCGAACCCGAGTGGTCCGCGTTCGTCGACGAACAGTGGGGCCACGGTGTGCGGATCGCGGTGTTCCCCGTCACGATCGGCGGTCGAATCGACTCGCTCGTCACCGTCGCCGCCAGTCGGGCGATCGCCGACCACGCCGTCGAGGTGATCCGCTCCTTCGCCGTGATGCTCGGACAGTTCCGGGCCCGACTGGTCGAGGAACGGGTCGCCCAACAGCGCCTGGCGGCGCAGCGCCTGCTCAGCAAGTGCGCAGCGGAACTGGCCGAGGCGACGCCCGACGACTTCCGCGACGTGCTCGCCCGGGTGATGGGAGCAGTGGCCGAGTTCTGCGGCATCGATCTCCTTGTCGACTGGACCGTCGAGTCGCGCCACGAGCGTTACCTGCGGTCGGCTGTCTGGGTTCACGACGACACCCATCCCGACGAGCTTCCGGCCGAACGACCCTGGAAGCCCGGTTCCCTGCTCGATGCGGCGCGAACGTCGGGCACGGTCGCCCAGCGGGTCGTCGACGTCGACGACGACTGGGGCCGGACCCGTCTCGCGATCCCTCGAGGGGACGGATCATCGGTCGAGCACATCATGCTCGCGGCCTCGAGTACGTCGGAATGGTCAGAGGACACGATCGATCTCCTGGAGTCGCTCAGCCGGATGATCCAGGAAGTTGGCGCCAGGACGGCGGCCCAGCGCTATGCCCAGGCGGCGTTCCTGGGTGCGCCGATCGGCGTCGTCTTGCGCGACGAGGAACTCAAACTGATCACGTGCAACCAGGCATTCGTCGATTTCGTGGGAGCGGAGTCGGCCGAAGCGTTGGTCGGCACGTCCCCGCAACACGTCTACGACGACCAGTACGAGACCGTTGCGTGGGCCGAGGAGGCCAACGGTCAGCTGACCTCGGAGGCGGCGTTCCGTGGACCCGGTGACACCCGAGTCTGGGGCCAGATGCGCGGATCGGTGATCGAGGGCGAGAGCGGAGAGCACTTCTGGCTGATCCACATCGAGGACGTGACGGAGCGTCGCCGGGCCGAGCAGCTGCTGCGGTTCCAGGCATCGCACGACGAGCTGACCGGGCTCGCGAACCGCCGCCGACTGCTCGACGAGATCCACCGGGTCGCCGACGGATCCGGGTCGGTGGCGGTACTCCTGCTCGACCTCGACCGCTTCAAGAACATCAACGACTCGCTGGGCCACGACCGGGGCGACGAACTCCTCGTCGTGGTCGCCGACCGCTTGCGTCTGGCCGTGCGGCCGGGGGACCTCGTGGCCCGCCTCGGCGGTGACGAATTCGCCGTGGTCCTACCCGGGCCGGTGGACGTGGCCGAGGCCGAATTCGTCGCCGAGCGGCTGATGCGCCTGATCGGCGAGCCGGTGGCCCTGGGGAGTCAGAAGGTCTACCCGACGGCCAGTATCGGTATCGCCGTGGCCGACGACCAGACCGCGGTCGACGACCTCATTCGCCGCGCCGACACGGCCATGTACCGGGCGAAGTCGCAGGGCCGGGCCCGCTCGGAGGCCTTCGACGAAGAACTCCGGGAAGCCGTGCAGGCGCGGATGGAGACCGAGGCCGGGCTGCGCGGGGCGCTGCGCAGCGACGAGCTGCTCGTGCACTACCAGCCGGAGTTCGACCTTCACGACGGCACGGTGCTGGGCGCGGAGGCGCTGGTCCGTTGGGAACACCCCACCCGCGGCCTGCTGTCGGCCGGCGAGTTCATCGAGGTGGCCGAGGAGACCGGGTTGGTGGTCGAGATCGGCGAGCGTGTCCTCGTGGCGGCGTGTGCCGAAGCCGCCACCTGGCCCGGCGGGGATGACGCCCCGGTGATCCGCGTGAACCTCGCGGCGGCCCAACTCCAGCGCGAGGAGACGGTGGCGCTCGTTCGGCGAGTGCTCGGCGATTCGGGCCTCGCTCCGTCACGACTCTGTCTGGAGATCACCGAGTCGGCGGTCATGAACGACGTCCACCGTTCGGAAGAGATCCTCGGGCGGCTCAAGGAACTCGGCGTCCACCTCGCGGTCGACGACTTCGGCACCGGCTTCAGTTCGCTCGCCTACCTCAAGCGGTTCCCCGTCGATGCGCTGAAGATCGATCGGGCGTTCGTGAGCGATCTCGGCGACGACGCATCCGATGTCGCCTTCGTCCGGTCGATCGTGTCGCTGGCCGACGCGCTGGGACTCGATGTGGTCGCCGAGGGGGTGGAGACGGCCGCGCAGGCCGCGATCCTGATCGAGCTCGGATGCCATCGGGCCCAGGGGTTCTACTTCGGTCGCCCGGCTTCGGCCGACGCGTTCCGGGCCCGGCTCGCCCAGTCGGTCAGCTGA
- a CDS encoding ABC transporter ATP-binding protein encodes MVSVTNVTKAFGDVVAVSDVSFTVGPGITALLGPNGAGKSTLFRMLCGLAPPTRGTVRVLGRDARTDTAVRGQIGLAPQQDGLFDRLDARQFVEIAAMMHGVDDPAAAARRVLDIVQLDATDTKSVGAYSKGMRQRVKLAAALVNDPAVLILDEPLTGLDPVQRRRMIALFNELAAAGKCLLVSSHVLDEVAKLGSRILVIAQGRLAASGDYHALRELMDDRPHRIRVEADDPRRLAAALLGRSIVDGAHVDAEGIELDTTDVDTFGRQLAPIARELDVRLRGVRPLDDDLESVFRYLVEGR; translated from the coding sequence ATGGTGTCGGTCACCAACGTCACCAAGGCCTTCGGCGATGTCGTCGCCGTGTCCGACGTGTCGTTCACCGTCGGCCCGGGGATCACCGCCCTGCTCGGACCCAACGGTGCGGGCAAGTCGACCCTGTTCCGGATGCTGTGCGGGTTGGCCCCGCCGACCCGGGGCACGGTCCGCGTGCTCGGCCGCGACGCCCGCACCGACACCGCAGTGCGCGGACAGATCGGCCTCGCGCCACAACAGGACGGACTCTTCGACCGGCTCGACGCCCGCCAGTTCGTCGAGATCGCCGCGATGATGCACGGGGTCGACGACCCGGCCGCCGCGGCGCGTCGTGTGCTCGACATCGTGCAGCTGGATGCGACCGACACCAAGAGCGTGGGTGCCTACAGCAAGGGGATGCGCCAACGGGTGAAGCTGGCGGCCGCCCTCGTCAACGATCCGGCGGTCCTGATCCTCGACGAGCCCCTCACCGGCCTCGATCCGGTGCAGCGCCGTCGGATGATCGCCCTCTTCAACGAGCTCGCCGCAGCGGGGAAGTGCCTCCTCGTCTCCAGTCACGTTCTCGACGAGGTGGCCAAGCTGGGATCGCGGATCCTCGTCATCGCCCAGGGTCGCCTCGCCGCATCGGGCGACTATCACGCGCTCCGCGAGCTGATGGACGACCGTCCGCACCGCATCCGCGTCGAGGCCGACGACCCGCGGCGCCTGGCCGCCGCCCTGCTCGGGCGATCCATCGTCGACGGGGCCCATGTCGATGCCGAGGGCATCGAACTCGACACGACCGACGTCGACACGTTCGGACGCCAGCTCGCGCCCATCGCCCGCGAACTCGACGTCCGGCTGCGGGGCGTGCGACCCCTCGATGACGATCTCGAGAGCGTCTTCCGATACCTGGTGGAGGGCCGATGA